A single region of the Salvia splendens isolate huo1 chromosome 18, SspV2, whole genome shotgun sequence genome encodes:
- the LOC121777648 gene encoding cleavage stimulating factor 64-like isoform X1, whose amino-acid sequence MAANAQSQHRCVFVGNIPYDATEEQITQICEEVGPVVSFRLVTDRETGKPKGYGFCEYKDEETALSARRNLQGYDINGRQLRVDFAENDKNADKNREQGCGGPGVGPNVDAPKQVGGQAVFGHPSVHLPVGDSVATAAASVMAGALGLAQTASTPNQIGVRTPSLLGTDPLTQQLAKMSRSQLIEVFSEFKALATQNKEQARKLLLAIPNLSKAIFQVEIILGVVSPQMLQTPNIRQASSRPVQSLLQNSQTLSGLPPLPQNKIQLGLMPSAQDSRVSAGVPNQYNTLQKFITHTQIQHPQLNQNQALQQAQLVAQFGVSSHPSTHPQSLIGLSAGQQIPVPTSSLNQQMQHPISQNIGPVPSSNPECNAVTRSQTVATHASVLVNPQFSATGIQHSTSTSSVMPEDMDMKGHALNIPSKTNQIDRAPKLVKVNGGSTTPSQVVNVTSPMSAPLQFSGVPGRRPPKNEIADTGKQATQMQLLPDLDPSVLQQLLNLTSEQLSLLPPDQQQQVMQLQRMLRQAT is encoded by the exons ATGGCCGCCAATGCACAATCTCAGCATCGCTGCGTTTTCG TTGGGAACATACCATATGATGCTACCGAAGAGCAAATCACTCAAATTTGCGAGGAGGTTGGGCCAGTTGTTTCGTTCAG ATTAGTTACTGACAGAGAAACCGGAAAACCAAAGGGTTATGGATTCTGCGAGTACAAGGATGAAGAGACAGCTCTGAGTGCTCGTCGTAATCTTCAGGGTTATGATATAAATGGCCGTCAGCTAAGAGTTGACTTTGCTGAGAATGACAAGAATGCTGACAAGAACCGGGAACAG GGATGTGGTGGTCCTGGTGTTGGCCCAAATGTTG ATGCTCCTAAACAAGTTGGGGGTCAAGCAGTCTTTGGACATCCTAGTGTTCATCTACCGGTAGGCGATTCAGTTGCTACAGCTGCTGCAAGTGTCATGGCAGGAGCTCTTGGATTGGCTCAGACTGCTAGCACACCAAATCAGATCGGAGTACGGACCCCGTCCTTGTTAGGAACTGATCCTTTGACTCAACAGTTGGCCAAAATGTCGAGGAGTCAGCTGATAGAGGTTTTTTCCGAATTTAAG GCACTGGCTACACAAAATAAAGAACAAGCCCGGAAACTATTGCTCGCCATCCCCAACTTGTCCAAAGCTATTTTTCAG GTTGAGATTATTCTTGGGGTAGTCTCACCTCAAATG TTGCAGACGCCCAATATTCGGCAAGCTTCGAGCCGACCAGTACAGTCTCTGCTGCAAAATTCTCAAACTCTCTCTGGGCTACCCCCCCTTCCACAAAACAAAATTCAATTGGGTTTGATGCCTTCTGCACAAGATAGTCGAGTATCTGCTGGTGTTCCAAACCAATATAACACACTCCAAAAATTTATTACACATACTCAAATTCAACATCCACAATTAAACCAGAACCAAGCCTTGCAGCAAGCTCAACTGGTTGCTCAATTTGGAGTTTCCTCCCATCCCTCTACACATCCTCAGTCATTGATTGGTTTGTCAGCTGGACAACAAATTCCAGTACCGACTTCTTCTCTCAACCAGCAAATGCAACATCCTATTTCACAAAATATAGGCCCGGTTCCGTCCAGCAATCCAGAGTGCAATGCTGTGACAAGGTCTCAGACTGTTGCCACTCATGCTTCTGTGCTCGTAAATCCACAATTTTCAGCAACAGGGATTCAG CATAGCACCTCAACATCCTCTGTCATGCCGGAAGATATGGATATGAAAGGACATGCTCTAAATATCCCTAGTAAGACGAACCAGATCGATAGAGCACCAAAACTGGTGAAAGTGAATGGTGGAAGCACTACTCCTTCACAGGTTGTGAACGTAACTTCACCTATGTCCGCACCACTCCAGTTTTCGGGTGTTCCAGGAAGACGACctccaaaaaatgaaattgcaGACACTGGGAAGCAAGCTACTCAG ATGCAACTTCTCCCGGacttagatccttcagtgcttcA
- the LOC121777648 gene encoding cleavage stimulating factor 64-like isoform X2, whose amino-acid sequence MWWSWCWPKYAPKQVGGQAVFGHPSVHLPVGDSVATAAASVMAGALGLAQTASTPNQIGVRTPSLLGTDPLTQQLAKMSRSQLIEVFSEFKALATQNKEQARKLLLAIPNLSKAIFQVEIILGVVSPQMLQTPNIRQASSRPVQSLLQNSQTLSGLPPLPQNKIQLGLMPSAQDSRVSAGVPNQYNTLQKFITHTQIQHPQLNQNQALQQAQLVAQFGVSSHPSTHPQSLIGLSAGQQIPVPTSSLNQQMQHPISQNIGPVPSSNPECNAVTRSQTVATHASVLVNPQFSATGIQHSTSTSSVMPEDMDMKGHALNIPSKTNQIDRAPKLVKVNGGSTTPSQVVNVTSPMSAPLQFSGVPGRRPPKNEIADTGKQATQMQLLPDLDPSVLQQLLNLTSEQLSLLPPDQQQQVMQLQRMLRQAT is encoded by the exons ATGTGGTGGTCCTGGTGTTGGCCCAAAT ATGCTCCTAAACAAGTTGGGGGTCAAGCAGTCTTTGGACATCCTAGTGTTCATCTACCGGTAGGCGATTCAGTTGCTACAGCTGCTGCAAGTGTCATGGCAGGAGCTCTTGGATTGGCTCAGACTGCTAGCACACCAAATCAGATCGGAGTACGGACCCCGTCCTTGTTAGGAACTGATCCTTTGACTCAACAGTTGGCCAAAATGTCGAGGAGTCAGCTGATAGAGGTTTTTTCCGAATTTAAG GCACTGGCTACACAAAATAAAGAACAAGCCCGGAAACTATTGCTCGCCATCCCCAACTTGTCCAAAGCTATTTTTCAG GTTGAGATTATTCTTGGGGTAGTCTCACCTCAAATG TTGCAGACGCCCAATATTCGGCAAGCTTCGAGCCGACCAGTACAGTCTCTGCTGCAAAATTCTCAAACTCTCTCTGGGCTACCCCCCCTTCCACAAAACAAAATTCAATTGGGTTTGATGCCTTCTGCACAAGATAGTCGAGTATCTGCTGGTGTTCCAAACCAATATAACACACTCCAAAAATTTATTACACATACTCAAATTCAACATCCACAATTAAACCAGAACCAAGCCTTGCAGCAAGCTCAACTGGTTGCTCAATTTGGAGTTTCCTCCCATCCCTCTACACATCCTCAGTCATTGATTGGTTTGTCAGCTGGACAACAAATTCCAGTACCGACTTCTTCTCTCAACCAGCAAATGCAACATCCTATTTCACAAAATATAGGCCCGGTTCCGTCCAGCAATCCAGAGTGCAATGCTGTGACAAGGTCTCAGACTGTTGCCACTCATGCTTCTGTGCTCGTAAATCCACAATTTTCAGCAACAGGGATTCAG CATAGCACCTCAACATCCTCTGTCATGCCGGAAGATATGGATATGAAAGGACATGCTCTAAATATCCCTAGTAAGACGAACCAGATCGATAGAGCACCAAAACTGGTGAAAGTGAATGGTGGAAGCACTACTCCTTCACAGGTTGTGAACGTAACTTCACCTATGTCCGCACCACTCCAGTTTTCGGGTGTTCCAGGAAGACGACctccaaaaaatgaaattgcaGACACTGGGAAGCAAGCTACTCAG ATGCAACTTCTCCCGGacttagatccttcagtgcttcA